Proteins encoded within one genomic window of Mycolicibacterium aubagnense:
- a CDS encoding helix-turn-helix domain-containing protein has product MREGEETGMGRAGARLREFRTQRGLSLSEAATRAEVTKGFLSLAERGRTNVSVPVLIRICDALGIGIGDLFEYPAAPIVRSGAGAPLEMGGHDVREELLTPKTERHVQVMHTVMRPGGGSGGAYRLDATTIFVYVLKGGLSITIDGQTTLLDSGDSMTFGATQLHDWHNPTDGEAEVLWTIAPPVGAEDFSAAVRGG; this is encoded by the coding sequence GTGAGGGAAGGGGAGGAGACCGGAATGGGCCGCGCCGGGGCGCGGCTTCGGGAGTTCCGCACCCAGCGCGGGTTGAGTCTCAGCGAGGCGGCGACCAGGGCCGAGGTGACAAAAGGCTTTCTCAGTCTGGCCGAGCGGGGCAGGACCAACGTGTCGGTGCCGGTTCTGATCCGCATCTGCGATGCCTTGGGCATCGGAATCGGCGATCTCTTCGAGTACCCGGCCGCGCCGATAGTCCGCAGCGGCGCGGGGGCGCCCCTGGAAATGGGTGGCCACGACGTCCGTGAAGAACTGCTCACCCCGAAGACCGAACGGCACGTGCAGGTGATGCACACCGTGATGCGACCCGGTGGCGGGTCAGGCGGCGCCTACCGGCTCGATGCCACAACGATTTTCGTGTACGTCCTCAAGGGCGGGCTCAGCATCACCATCGATGGGCAGACCACATTGCTGGACAGTGGCGACAGCATGACCTTCGGGGCGACCCAGCTCCACGATTGGCACAACCCGACCGACGGCGAGGCCGAGGTGCTCTGGACGATCGCGCCGCCGGTCGGGGCCGAGGACTTCAGCGCCGCGGTCCGCGGCGGCTGA